The following are encoded together in the Humulus lupulus chromosome 5, drHumLupu1.1, whole genome shotgun sequence genome:
- the LOC133777919 gene encoding myrcene synthase, chloroplastic-like yields MAVQLQFIITPSSLPIRLKTSSTTAKSRSRSRSSACYPIQCTVVHSPSSTTTTTTTATTIIDRRTANYEPSIWSFDYIESLTSEYKGEPYISRLNELEGDVKRMLVEMENSLPQLELIDTLQRLGLSYRFESEINNILKEKYTNIDNIINNPTFNLYTTVLEFRLLRQQGHAVPQEIFSVFKDETGKFKACLSDDIMGVMALYEASFYEKKDEPILEEARVFSTECLKNYMVMMEQNNLLLDDNMVLVSHALELPLHWRITRSEARWFIDVYERRKDMNSTLLEFAKLDFNMVQSIYQEDLKDLSRWARHSKLGEKLDFFRDRTMECFLWNVGVTFEPEFSYFRRMSARLYYLIAVVDDTYDVYGTLEELELFTNAVERWDLKAMDDLPEYMRIPFFVLYNTINETAFDVLLEQNFINIEYLKKSWVEFCKCQLQEAKWYYSGYKPTLQEYIENTWITVGGLVLLVHAYFSFNNSITKENVKCLEQCYPNIILSACKVVRLADDLGTSSDEMKRGDVPKSIQCYMHETGASEDEAREHIKFLINEIWKEMNNNEDEDNSSFSKAFVQVCKNLGRTAQFIYQYGDGFASQNTLSKERITNLIINHIPL; encoded by the exons ATGGCAGTTCAACTCCAATTTATTATTACTCCATCATCACTGCCTATTAGACTAAAAACATCTTCTACTACTGCAAAATCAAGATCAAGATCGAGATCAAGTGCCTGCTACCCCATCCAATGTACTGTGGTCCACAGCCCTagctctactactactactactactactgctactacaattATTGATCGACGAACAGCTAACTATGAACCCTCAATTTGGTCTTTTGATTATATTGAATCTCTCACAAGCGAATATAAg gGAGAACCCTATATAAGTCGATTGAATGAGCTGGAGGGAGATGTGAAAAGGATGCTAGTTGAGATGGAAAACTCTTTACCTCAACTTGAGTTAATTGATACATTGCAGAGACTTGGATTATCTTACCGTTTTGAGAGTGAAATTAACAATATTTTGAAGGAAAAGTACACCAATATtgataatattattaataatccTACTTTTAATTTGTACACCACTGTTCTCGAATTTAGGCTTCTGCGCCAACAAGGCCATGCAGTACCTCAAG AAATTTTTAGTGTTTTTAAGGACGAGACAGGAAAGTTCAAAGCATGCTTGAGTGATGATATTATGGGAGTAATGGCCTTATACGAAGCTTCATTCTATGAGAAAAAAGATGAACCTATTTTGGAGGAAGCTAGGGTTTTCTCAACCGAATGTCTCAAAAATTACATGGTGATGATGGAGCAGAACAATTTATTATTGGATGATAATATGGTATTAGTGAGTCATGCCTTGGAGCTCCCACTTCACTGGAGGATAACAAGGTCAGAAGCTAGGTGGTTCATTGATGTGTATGAGAGAAGAAAAGACATGAATTCCACTTTGCTTGAGTTTGCCAAACTGGATTTCAACATGGTGCAATCGATATATCAAGAAGATCTAAAAGATTTATCTAG gtGGGCCAGGCATTCCAAACTTGGAGAGAAATTGGATTTCTTTAGAGATAGAACGATGGAGTGTTTCTTATGGAATGTGGGAGTAACATTTGAGCCAGAATTCAGCTACTTTAGGAGAATGTCTGCAAGATTGTATTATCTAATAGCAGTAGTTGATGATACATATGATGTTTATGGAACATTGGAGGAACTAGAGCTTTTCACCAATGCCGTTGAGAG ATGGGATTTGAAAGCCATGGATGATTTACCGGAATATATGCGGATACCTTTCTTTGTTTTATACAATACCATAAATGAAACAGCGTTCGATGTGTTATTAGAGCAAAATTTCATCAACATTGAGTACCTCAAAAAATCG TGGGTAGAGTTCTGTAAATGTCAACTACAAGAGGCAAAATGGTATTATAGTGGATACAAACCAACCTTGCAAGAATATATTGAGAACACATGGATTACAGTAGGAGGACTGGTTCTTCTTGTGCATGCTTATTTCTCTTTTAACAATTCCATTACAAAAGAAAATGTGAAATGCTTGGAACAATGTTATCCCAACATAATTCTTAGCGCATGCAAAGTTGTACGATTAGCGGATGATCTAGGAACATCGTCA GATGAAATGAAAAGAGGTGATGTTCCCAAATCAATCCAATGTTACATGCATGAGACAGGTGCTTCTGAAGACGAAGCTCGTGAGCACATCAAGTTTTTGATAAATGAAATATGGAAGGAAATGAATAACAATGAAGATGAAGATAACTCTAGTTTCTCAAAAGCATTTGTTCAAGTTTGCAAAAATCTTGGTAGGACAGCACAATTCATTTACCAATATGGTGATGGGTTCGCTTCTCAGAATACTCTATCAAAGGAACGTATTACAAATTTGATAATTAATCATATTCCCTTATGA